The following DNA comes from Halalkaliarchaeum sp. AArc-CO.
GGAGGCGCTTGCACGCACCCGCGAGACCGGCTTTGCACACTACTACTCCCGATCGCGCGAGGAGCTGTGGAAGAAAGGTGCCAGTTCCGGCCACCTCCAGCGGATCGTCGAGGTCCGGGTCGACTGCGACGCCGACACCCTGCTGTATCTCGTCGAACAGGACGGCGGCGCGTGCCACACCGGCCATCGCTCGTGTTTCTACCGGACCATCGACGGCGAACACGTCGGCGAGCGCGTCTTCGACCCCGACGAGGTGTACTGAGGTGGCTGACGGAACCGACACTGTCGGCGGAGCGGACACCCCCGGGTCGGCCGCATCGATTCTCGCTCGGGCCGGCGAGGCGGCCGCCGAACTCCGGGAGCGCTACGACGAGCTCCGGGCGATCGAGCGTCGCATCGACGACCTCGGAACCCACCGCGTGGAGGCGGCCGCCGACGCCTACCGCCGTGCACATCGGGTGCTCGACAGCTACGAGGACGACGCCACCGGCACGGGGGATTTCGGGGCGTATCTCACGTTCGAAAGCAAGTTCTCGGCGGCCGTCGACGTCGCCGACGACGCGCTCGCCGTCGACGCCTTCGAGGCCGCACGGGAGGCCGTCGACAAGCGCCGGCTCTCGGCGTCGGACTTCGCGGCCGCTCGGGAGGCGCTCGAAACCCCTGGCGAGTACGTCGAACTGCTCGAGGAACGCGACGACGCCGTCGACGCCTACCGTCTCGCCCGGCGCAACGCCAACGAGGCGCTGTCGGCGCTGGACGAGCGGATCGAAACGCTGGAGCGGGTCGCCGACTTCGCAGACGTCGATCCCGACGCACCGGTCGATCGACTCCGGGAGCCGATCGAGGCGTACAACGACGCGGTCAACGAGGCGTTCGAGTCGTTCAAACGAGAGGCCAGTGCGCGGGCGCTGTTCGAGTTCATCGAGCGCACCGAGCGGTACCCGCTGGTCGAGGTCGACCAGCCGCCGCGGGAGCTCCAGGAGTACGTCGAGGACGCATCGGCCGGCGAGGAGCCGCTCCCGACGCTTTTGGAGTACGTCGACTACTCCCCCTCGAAACTGGAGCATTACGTCGACGATCCGGGGGCGCTCAGGACGACCGTCGCAGTCCATCGAACGTATCTCGACCGGATCGACGCGGCGCCGCTTTCGATCGAGTGGCCGCCCGCGGCGGCCGACGAACTGCAGTACCGGATCAAGGAGCTGATCCCGGTTGTCTCCAGGCTCGACGCCGAAGAGCCGGTGGTTCACCTCAGGGAGATCAGGTCGCTCACTCGCGAGGACGAGTACGCAACACTCCGCCGGACCGCCCGAGCCCGCGAGGAGCTGTCCGACGAGGGACTGGAGCTGCTCGCGAGCGGGGAGCTCGAGGACCGACTGTCGGAGGCGCGGGAGACGCGGGAGCTCGTGGCGGCGGTGCTTTCCGAGACGGACAGGTGACTGTCGGCGGACCCGAGGGCGGAACGGCGCATCGATCGCGGCGCGGGCGCGGAAGCCGACCGCTTCCGGCTTCCGAACGTTCTTCCCGTAGCCCACCGAGTCGGGGGTATGCAGCGGATTCAGGCGAACGACTACCACGACATCGCCAAACCGACAGATCCCCGACTCTCCCCCGACGGCGACCGCGTCGCGTTCGTCCGAACGATCCCCGACGACGAGGAGTCCGTCGAGGCGACGGTGTACGTCGTCCCGACCGACGGTTCCGGGCCCGCCCGGCGGTTCACGCTCGCGGAGGGCGTCGACGCCGAGCCGAGATGGAGCCCGGAGGGCGACCGGCTGGCGTTCACCTCCACCCGCGGAGCCGACGACGACAGACAGCAGCTGTGGGTACTGCCCG
Coding sequences within:
- the hisI gene encoding phosphoribosyl-AMP cyclohydrolase; the encoded protein is MTSDTDDGGVASGAATSEEGDVPVDFGEDGLVPAVAQDTDSGEVLMLAYVTPEALARTRETGFAHYYSRSREELWKKGASSGHLQRIVEVRVDCDADTLLYLVEQDGGACHTGHRSCFYRTIDGEHVGERVFDPDEVY